In Onychostoma macrolepis isolate SWU-2019 chromosome 06, ASM1243209v1, whole genome shotgun sequence, one DNA window encodes the following:
- the cfap144 gene encoding protein FAM183A, with protein MANPKEKDPVDIVHQNAIHVETIMKELRHQKLYTEFNINPFKKLHILTDKPMSNIAYRKEEEDPAFVQAINRAHLEPTKKYSHPQTEAQEIGWIASPLIASDRSDRRLNFPRQNSEITKYMDAAWRLKEQTQNL; from the exons ATGGCAAACCCTAAAGAAAAAGACCCTGTGGACATAGTTCACCAGAATGCTATTCATGTCGAGACAATAATGAAGGAGCTGAGACACCAGAAGCTTTACACTGAGTTTAACATCAACCCCTTCAAAAAAC TGCACATTCTGACTGACAAGCCCATGTCCAACATCGCCTACAGAAAAGAAGAGGAGGACC CTGCTTTTGTCCAGGCCATAAACAGGGCCCATCTGGAGCCCACAAAAAAGTACTCTCACCCTCAAACTGAAGCACAAGAGATAGGATGGATAGCAAGTCCTTTA ATTGCCTCAGATCGCAGTGACAGAAGATTAAATTTTCCACGACAGAACTCTGAAATCACTAAATACATGGACGCTGCATGGCGGTTGAAGGAGCAAACACAAAATTTGTGA